A window of the Alnus glutinosa chromosome 4, dhAlnGlut1.1, whole genome shotgun sequence genome harbors these coding sequences:
- the LOC133866937 gene encoding uncharacterized protein LOC133866937 yields the protein MNHCAIQQNAFAGREEMRREHVICPKPRRLGLLNATVNEHPIRSLRWHLSHQAELCDSKAGIDLLDIILTKGGGCGVEQAPPQVASSPPFFCGSPPSRVANPLIQDARFGDEKLIPQSPLSPIPLQSGSSSSPSSSARKGSCVRASFGNKPSVRIEGFDCLDRDRRSCSIPALA from the exons ATGAACCACTGTGCGATCCAACAGAACGCCTTCGCAGGCCGTGAAGAGATGCGAAGAGAACACGTGATTTGTCCCAAACCTCGCCGTCTCGGTCTCTTGAATGCCACCGTAAACGAGCACCCTATCAGATCCCTTAGATGGCACCTCAG CCACCAGGCGGAGCTATGTGATTCAAAAGCTGGGATTGATCTTTTGGATATCATCCTCACAAAg GGTGGTGGTTGTGGCGTGGAACAAGCTCCGCCACAGGTAGCCTCGTCGCCCCCATTTTTTTGCGGGTCACCGCCGAGCAGAGTAGCTAACCCATTAATTCAAGACGCTCGATTCGGGGATGAGAAGCTCATCCCACAGTCGCCGTTGTCCCCAATTCCGCTACAATCTGGCTCATCATCATCTCCGTCCTCATCCGCGAGGAAAGGAAGCTGTGTTCGGGCCAGTTTTGGGAACAAACCATCGGTGAGGATCGAGGGGTTCGATTGCCTTGACAGGGATAGGCGAAGTTGCAGCATCCCTGCGCTTGCTTAG
- the LOC133867267 gene encoding uncharacterized protein LOC133867267 — protein sequence MKRQRNVEGAATRTETASTMSMTKKKAKREVEKRKEEVGKVEEEEERREGRDQSWFTVAENDQMGWEEYRPWTLGGAVDEQMSWGSLWLPFWDVEFMCEAYSTFFGDVAWDDDIWNVRGIMEVPKP from the coding sequence atgaagaggcAAAGAAATGTAGAGGGAGCTGCAACAAGAACGGAAACGGCGTCAACAATGTCAATGACAAAGAAGAAGGCCAAGAGGGAAGTTGAGAAGAGGAAAGAGGAGGTGGGaaaggtggaggaggaggaggagaggaggGAAGGCAGAGATCAGTCCTGGTTTACGGTGGCAGAGAATGATCAGATGGGTTGGGAGGAGTACCGTCCGTGGACGTTGGGTGGTGCTGTGGATGAGCAAATGTCATGGGGCTCCCTTTGGCTGCCGTTTTGGGACGTTGAGTTTATGTGTGAAGCTTATAGTACATTCTTTGGCGATGTTGCTTGGGATGATGATATTTGGAACGTGAGGGGTATCATGGAGGTACCAAAACCATGA
- the LOC133867266 gene encoding ribulose bisphosphate carboxylase small subunit, chloroplastic-like yields the protein MASSIVSSAAVASVNRISPAQITTVAPFTGLKSTSTLPMTRKLNNDITSIASNGGRVQCMQVWPPVGRKKFETLSYLPARSPEQLAKEIDYLIRNKWVPSLEFELEHPFVYRENNSSPGYYDGRYWVMWKLPMFGCSDASQVLKELDECKKAYPAAFIRIIGFDNTRQVQCVSFIAYKPPGY from the exons ATGGCTTCCTCCATAGTCTCGTCCGCGGCTGTTGCCTCCGTGAACCGTATCTCTCCGGCTCAAATTACCACGGTTGCACCATTCACGGGGCTCAAGTCAACCTCGACCCTCCCAATGACCCGCAAGCTCAACAATGACATTACCTCCATAGCCAGCAACGGTGGAAGGGTTCAGTGCATGCAG GTATGGCCTCCAGTTGGAAGGAAGAAGTTTGAGACTCTCTCTTACCTACCTGCTCGCAGTCCCGAGCAATTGGCCAAGGAAATTGATTACCTTATTCGCAATAAATGGGTTCCTTCCTTGGAGTTCGAATTGGAG CACCCTTTCGTTTACCGTGAGAACAACTCGTCGCCTGGGTACTACGATGGTCGCTACTGGGTCATGTGGAAGCTCCCTATGTTTGGGTGCAGCGACGCTTCCCAGGTGTTGAAAGAGCTTGATGAGTGCAAGAAAGCTTACCCCGCCGCATTCATCCGTATCATCGGATTTGACAACACCCGCCAGGTGCAGTGCGTCAGTTTCATTGCCTACAAGCCTCCCGGCTACTAA